The genome window ATGCATTTGGGGGATAACACGGCAGCATGTAAATGAGGGATGTTATCTGGGCACAGAATCTGACATGAGCAAACAACACCCCAACTCCGACTCTCGTATACTGACATTCCCGACTTTGTCTACTTCTTCGGGAACTTCACAATTGGGAATGAGCTCAAGTTCAATGCCTATCGACTCAGCCATCAGTACGCTTCGACCAATCTTTGGACTTCATCAAGTTTAGTACAGGCAGCTAGGATAGCCTATAAGTCTTGGCTCTGAGCTTCTCTCAAAGCCAAGTCCAACATAATTGGGTCATCTGGGCTACCCCTAGATTATTGCATGCATGTTGAACCCTGCATGTGTTTTGGCCAGATGACGTGGCTTGAGTTTCGCGAGAAACAGAGCGGAAGGGGTCTAGCTTCAGAGTTTCTAGGCTGTGCCGTAGCCGTTGGTGAAATGGCGCACCTTGAGTAGAAGTTGTCGGCCCTTACTTGTCTAGGAACGTTACGAGGGAGTAAGACGGCCCCACTTTCGGCGCTGGACTTCCGATGCAACGGCGCAATTGCGGCATCACGGCATTGTTGTAGGGAATCTTCCTCCAGAACGTGCTTTTATTAGGATCCGCCTCGTGCCTCGTGCCTCGCATGAATGAATCTTGGGGTCTCTCAAGTGCCCACTTATACCCGACTAAGGGGGAGTCAaacgacaaaaagacttggaCAAGCTTGTTATAACTTACGCTTCTTAGCTAGTCAGTTATTTTTGACACCAGGCTCACAAGATCAGAAGAGTCTAGCACCCTAGAGCCGGTATCCGTTAACCTGAGTCTTGGTCTCGTATCCCTGGACAAAACAGCAGCGAGGAAGCCAGAAGATGTAGTGGTGAGAATACATATACAGTTTCCTTATTGCCCAGCGTGTACCTTTAGCCTGATCTTCTTGCTTGAAGTCCTATGATTTTGTGATGCTtcggttgttgatgagaaccaCTGACAGAATGATTGGGCGGCAGAGTTTGTTGCCTGAGGTTATAGGACTAGCGCGATGGACATCTCAAACTACAAAATGAAGCAAATCTTGCTTCAAGCATCCGTTGCGGGCTCTCGAGTCGATGAAGAGCGACCTTGAGTATAGCAGAATAGATTTTCCATATATTCAATTGCTCTCAAATAAGTCATTTTGCGATGAGCGACTCTCCGCAACGAACTCCGAATATTCCGAGATACCCGAACGCGCCGAGAACTGAGGCTGCAGCAAATCAGCCGCCAGATCTGAAGAGCATACTGCGCGTGAGGCAACTTGCGCGTATCAGAAAAGCATGCTTACCATGCCGGGAGAGAAAAGTGCGCTGTAATCATCAGCAGCCCTGTCAAACATGCATCAAGCGCGGTCACTCGGACCTCTGCTTCTACGACCAACCTCGGGCGTCATCAAGCCCAACTCCACAACCTCACCAACCAGAACTACAAGCTACGACGGACTCGAGTCATCGTACCAAAAATGCAGCACAATCTAGGCGCCCTGTCAGTCGCGATGGCAGTGTATCTAACGCGAGTCCGTCCTTGCTAGGTGACAACTCCATTATCTCAGTAGCACGACCCGATACTACCCAACCTCATGCCAACAACGAGCGTCGCACCGCATTTGAAACAGGAATCCTGCCTCTTCTCGGTATGGATGGTGCTTCCGATGGTGGACGTGGCACCCCTGCAGGACGCTTAGAAACAACCCTTGCTGTTGACCAAGACATGATTTCTCTGTTTGGCTTCTATCGGGATCGAGTTCACTCTTTTCAGTTCATCGTGGACGATCTCgccgagatcgagaagctcatATGTTCTCTCCTGAATCACGAAGTGCAAGTACATCGGATGGACAACCACAGCCTTTGTCTTCTCCATGCTATAATGGCGGCTGGGGCTCAGTTCTCGGATTTACCCATTACTACACGACTATCCAAGTCCAGTCAAAATTGTAAGCATCAGTCTCCTCTTTTGGCCATTTAAGTATAACTGACCGCCTTAGTGCAATCCGCTCTCAAGTATTTAGGGTCCTTTGATCTGTTATGGAATCCTTCCAAGAGACTAATCCAAGCATTGCTCATTCTTGGTCATGTTTTGCAAAATAACATGGATCCTCGTGCAGCTTGGATTCTAGGTGGCACCACGGTTCGAGTTGCGCTATCAGTTGGTCTCCATCAGCCTATTAAACGCTGTGCTCTCCGTCTCTCGCCTGCAGAAGCGCAGCAGTTAAGGTGGATTACCCAGCAAGATGCCCTTTGTTTTGGTAGTACTAACGTATTCCTTATACGTAGACTCGCAATTGTTTGGCAAGACGCACTTCTCTCATTAGCGTTTGACAGACCCCCAGCATCCCATGAAATGGACCTGGATTCAGACCTCTCAGCTCTGGTATCGCTAGATCCAACTAGCCAGCGTCTTGACTACCGACAGGCTATGAACTGGCTATGCCACCTGAGCTTCAGACATCTTCCAAGACTCCCTCAGACAGAACCAGTCAGGAACTATAGCCGGCTCTTTCATGACTTCGACCTTTACGAGTCTTCTCTAGCTCCTCACCTGCAGGATCTGCAGCGATCTAACTCGATCCAAGAGCTACAAGAACACTATAGCCTGATCGTCCACCGCTACTTTCTTCTCTCTACCCTCTGCCGCCCTGTATTATCCTCACAGGACAAAGGAAGGTTCAGTGAAGAAGAATGCTCTATGATATTGAGCCGATTTCAAGGTGCTTTGAAGCGAAGCGTCCGTGCTTTCATCAAGCTACGCTCAATCTCGAATCTTGCAACCCGTTCATGGGCCTTCGTTCACAATGGTCTTGCATCAGCTCTCTTGTTGAGTTTTACCCGGCAAGGGTCTAAcgctcaagatcaagattcCCAGGAAATACTAGCTGAGCTAGTAAAAACGCTGACTGAGCGCAGCGACGATGTTGGGCAGTTCTCTGCGGCGCACAAGAAAGCTCTCAGGGCGATTCAAGCTCTACAACGATCTTCAGTGGAGGAGACCAGATTCCAAAGTGAGAATTCATCACAAGAGCATCATCCAATAGCAGTTTCTTCGGAAAACATAGCTATTCTACCAGAGCACTTTGGTAACACTCAGGAACCAAGGTTCGTGCTACAGCCCTCCCCACTGTTCAGTCATACTGACCTATTTCGCTGCAGCATGGTTAACTTGGATGATTGGCTTCgagactttgactttgacgcATTCTCTCCCCTTGAATCATACAATTTCATCATGTCGGACCAGGTGCCACACGATTTTAGTTTCTAGGTCCCTATCTGTCCAGCGAATTTCGACACCCTAAAGATGTACTCAAATTATCATAAATATTGTAATCCTAAAGATACACTAAACTTATCATAAAGATtctaataaaatactattttatgaTAACACCTGTAAAATTTCTGTTTATCTCTGTAATTCTATGCTAGGATGGCCCAAATTATTTCGGGCTGTTGAAACCCAAGGCTTGCCATCGACTACAAACCCTGTCTTTGATCTCCTCCGGAAACGAGTTCTCAAAGTCCGCTGCTTCCCAGTTTTTCCCGGTTGTATATTCGACTGGCAACAAGCAGTCGGAAACAACCTTACCACCACGATTAGGCGCTCCATTGCCATGCGACATGTAGGGAATGAGAGGAAAACCGGCAACGTCTTCAAAGAAGTACTCGTCCATTCCGGGGCGGCAACGAGTACAGAAAGCCCAGATCACATCCTTGAAATCGTACACGTTGATGTCATCACCGACGATTACCAAGCGATGGATCGTATAGCCGACCTTgtgattgaagatgatgtctcCGATCTCTCGGCAAAACTTCTCAGACGTTGCCTTCATCTCACGTAGCTTCTGAGTGTCGACTTGCAACGCAACCCATGTAACTTGAGACTCGAAAGGTGAGAAGGCTTCCTTGATAGGAAAACCTTTCGACTTGAGAAGAAAGCCGATCTCGGCGGCGGCAAGAGGACCTATCATTGTATGCTACTTAAGTTAGTCTCTATTTTCAAGTAAAATAAGCTAACTTAGTACTTACAGTCTCGTCGGTCAGCCTTCCACAATTGGAGACGGGCAGAATCGCATCTTTACGGTGCGTGATTAGATCCACCGTATACTTTGGCCATTGGTGTGCGTCACCAGGAAACACGTAGCTAGGGTGGCTATCAGCGCTAGAAGAAAATAGACAGTATCGTAGACTTACCCATGCATCTCTCCAAAGGGCCCCTCGGGTACTCTCTCCGTGATGGAGCATGTTCCTTCAAAGACTATTTCCGAGTTAGCGGGTACATAGAGCCCATTCGTCTCGCATTTGACAACGTCAAGGGACGATCCGACGAGGGAACCAATGTACTCGGCCTCAGATAATCCGTCAGGGAGTGGCATGCTCGATGCCATGACGGCAGCAGGAGGGACTCCAAAGGCCAAGGCATAAGGCATGTCGCGACCTTCTTTCTTCCACATCTCGTGGATCTGGTAAAGGTGTTGCGGCTTGATCACCAATCCGGCAAGGTGGTTCCGGTCATAGACCATCGCACGAGCAATAGACCAGTTTGCCCATTTGCCGTCTGGGGATTGAACAATGAACATTCCGTAAGTTTGGACGTATTTGCCGCCGTCTGATTGATGAAGTAGCGGTGCGGGAAGCTTGGTAAGGTCGAACTGGTCCGGTGTCAAGATATGCTCCTTGCAGGGGCCAGTCTCAACAACAGTAGGTGGGATAGGAGGTGTTGTTTTCGCAGCGATCATCTTGTCCAATATAGCCTTCATAGACGAGTCTTTAGGAAGTCCGAGATGCCTAGCAAGTCTTCCGTAGCGCTGCTCGGGGTCGGACCGGAGGGAGTTAGGTGCACCCAGTATTCTCCAaaggccattctcatcttgtcccttgagcttgttgaacaAGGGAGCTTTGTCATTAGTCTCAACAACCTTTCTAATAATTGCACCAACTTCAAGATGAGGGTCGCATTCTTCAGTGATTGAGACAAGGTCGCCGTCGGCTTCCAGAGCCTCAACGTAACTGCGGAAGTCCATGTGAGGAAGAGATTTagaagccatgatgacgTTGAGTCTTAGTGATTCTTGGAAGGTTTCGACGATACAACTACAGGGCTTCTACAATTCTTATATCTCTTCGATCTCATACTATTTACTCCGTTTATCGTATGACGCATGCTAGGGGGAaataaaactcgggaccttaaGCCTAactgataaaaagatttaggtaacttgtATGAATTTAGGATAAGCTTTGTTTACCTTTTgtagagtttattttatcacCCCAAACTTAGGTCTCGTGTTTTTTTTTGCTCCCCAAGGGCATGGTAGTCCGAGGCCCCGATTCCACCGAGTCCACATCTGCCGAGCCGCAATATCCGGGAAATGTGGGCTCCGAAGGCACCGAGGGTCCCCGAACTGAGCCTCAATGCTACCAAACTGACGGGTCTGGCATGACATGGGCTTCGTTTAAGAAGAGCGGCATGTCCTATCGGTTACATATGAGCACCATAACTACTAAGTCGCTTTTAGAAACTAGGAGCAGTCTTTACTCTATCGATTACGCGCCAACTTCTCTTTCCACTTTTGCATTACAACTCAGTTCTTTCAGAGATTAATATGGGAGAGGCACCAAGAAAGAAGATCATCGTAGCCCTTACTGGCGCGACAGGAGCTGCCATTGGCATTCACGTTCTCTCAACACTTCGAAGACTGAATGTTGaaactcatctcatcattaGCAAATGGGCAGCCGAGACCATCAAATACGAAACAGACTACACGCCAGCTTCAGTGAGAGCACTAGCAGATCATGTCTACAACCCAAATGACTTAGCCGCACCAATTGCAAGCGGGTCATGTCATGTCGATGGCATGATCGTTGTCCCCTGCTCGGTAAAAACGCTAGCAGCCATCAACGCCGGCATTTGCGATGATCTTATCACTCGCGCTGCAGATGTCTGCCTCAAAGAACGAAGGCGGTTAGTGTTATCGTTGAGAGAAACGCCGCTGAGTGAGATACACTTGCGGAATATGATGGAGGTCACAAGAGCTGGTGCGATTATTGCACCTCCTGTTGTTGGATTCTATACGAGGCCTAGCTCGGTGGATGACATATTGAATCAGATGGTCGGTCGGTTGTTAGACTTGTTTGGCTTGGAAGCTGGGAACTTTGAGAGGTGGGAGGGGATGGCGAATGGGAAATCTTAAGTGCCGGCTTTGTGAGTTTTCGCGACTTTCTTTTGCAAATAGATCCATGGCTCGGGGCGCATGGAACAGGCAATTTGGTACAAAGGTATAGATTTGGGAAGATATGAGTTTTGGTAAAGGCTAATGGCAAACCTCAGTGACAAGCGCAAGTGATTTGttggaagaaagagacaGGCATTGTTACCGCCGAATGAACACATGggaagttgtgggctagaagtgttatttgcagttgagatttgtggcagtgagcttattccggcagagaacCTAGAACACATGGGAAATTGAAAAGCACTGGAATTGCTGCAGCATGATTAGCCCTTTGTAAAGATGTGCGCGTCAACCCACTTTACGCGTTCAACCCCCATCTCGCGTTATCCTTTACAGCATTGGAAAGTCggtctactccgtacacaaGTTAAATATATCGGTATTAAACAAGAGATCGCAGAACATAGACACCAAATTTGACATAGTAAGACatatttctttccttttgcTGTAGTGGTGTTCGTCCATGTTTGACTTTTGATAACTGTGGTCTCGTCTCTAAATATGCTTTTTGGTTTTACTTAGTAGTCTACTTATCTATGATGCAAtgaatattttaatatatcgCTTGGTAGACTTTTGAAAGTTGTAGGCAAAGAGAATTCAAATTAAgcaaaaatatataaataaatacaGCTGGAATAAAGACTATTTATTCTAGGTTCTTATAAGATTAACAGATCCAGAGTCTTCATCCAGATCCTGCAGGGTAACTCAGCAATTGTAGCACGGTTTACACAATAGAGGGCACTGTGTCCTGCACTGTGACGAGGCGCTAACGGAACAACTGAACAGCCGAGCGCACAGATCACACCTTTGAATCACTGAGCTTGCCAGCTTCCTCactctacctaggtacttagATAGATAGTGACAGCTTTGAACATTCTGCTGCAGCCTTTTTcgctgttcttcttcttttcaacTGTGATCAAAATATCCACCTCTTGAGATAATCTTTCCTCAATCTAagttttctttacttttccTTCCCTCTGACCATCGAAACGAGCTTAAACCATTACTGCTTCCACGGTCATGTGACATCCCCACAATTTCTCCAACGCCATTCGCATTCACGTTCTGGCCAAAggcaacatcatcgccatcctcacCCGACCGACCGAAGGCACAACCATCTATCAAGAGAAGCGCTCCAACTTGTTCTTGCAGCGTGCTGGAGTTCAAGTGGGTTCGCTGATCGAGATTTAGCTCCTCGCCCGACCCTCCTCGCGCCCCAACGATAAGCACCTTCAGAGACCCGGTGAACCGTCACTGCAGACCGTTATAAAATTCCGACTTGTACCCATCGAACGTGCGCGGTGCGCCCTTCGTTGGAACAACCGGGGACTGTAGAAGGGATCTGGCTTGGACTCGCAGCGTTGCTGGAGCTCAAGCACGGTCTTGCAGCATTGCTGGAGACCACAGGTTGCCTGTTGACGGAGTTGGTTATCTCTGCTTGTGTCTCGTCGTTGACGGCGTAAAGGTACGTCTGATGCTCGCTGTGACACTGATGGATTCCAGGAATGTCGTCTTCCACCTCGCCATGTCTTGACGTCGATGAGACTACGCCCGCCGTTGTTGAGTGGGAACACGATGGCGCAACCCACTGCTTCTCGAAGCCCGATCCAAAGATCGATAGCATCATGCTGCGAGTTCACCTGAGCGGCCTGTGCGCAACTGTCGAGCTGCGCTTTCCGATGAACTTGAAAGGAGTCGAGGGCATTTCATCTGTCGCGATCTCCATCGATCCCTCTTCCATCACATCGTTCGATTTCGCTTTTGCTTCGACGGCACCGGAAGCGGTGCAAGAGAAGTTCAAGTGTCCCGTTGCGTGCCTGAAGTtgcaaacaaacaacaacattCGACTCTTGGTTCCTTCCGCTGCCAAAGAACCGTTAGCCCCTAGCCGAACACAGTCAGGGAAGGTCTTGGATGCTGTTCGTACGCTCTCTGCCGCAACCTCATTCAGTATTTACGTCGACGCTACGAAGTTTTCCAAAGCCGAGCTCCAGTCCATCAGCGATGCCGTGAAACAGAGTCGCTTGACACCTCTCAACGACCAGCACCCTCCTGCAAACACCGATATCAAGGTCATCGATCTCTCACCGCAAGACGACGCGCCGCCGGCCTATGACGAAACTGGATCTCCACCGCCAGCTCCCCCAATAAATGAGAGAAAGCGCCGCCGCATTAGTAGTCCGGACGAGGCACGAGACGAACTCGCACAAATCTGGGCCGAGCTCAAGGCGCGAAGTGAAAAGGACCGACTCGTTCAGCAGGAACTCTCCGCTTTGAGACAAGAGAACAGCAGCCTCAGAACAGATCTCAATCAGCTCCGACAGCAAGTCACGATCTTTCGCGAGGACTTTAGCTCTCTGCAGCGTGATGTTGAACAGCTCCAGGACCAGGACAAACACAGCGCTGATGTCCTGGAAGGCTACGATACGCGTCTGGTCGAGCTACGAGATGATCTAGAGGATCTGGATGCCAAGGTGGATTCAATCCAGGAGCACAGAGACGAAAATGGAGTAGCGCAGTCATTTCTCGATAGAGTTCGAAGTGATGTGTACGACGATATCGTTTCACGTCTTACAAGTTGAACCACTCGGGTCATTGACTGTCGGTCaataaacaaacaaaccaTACTCAGCATTCATCTCCCGATGGTGCGTGCGTACATGGCGCCGTTGCCGCCCAAACTCATGCCAGCATACCCATTCACTGCCTGCGTGGCGTTGGCCGAAGATGGGTTTGCCGACGAAACTTCAGTCACCGCCGTCGCTCTTGTGAGCACGATGAAAGCATCCTCTTTGCCTTGGATAGTTCTGCCTCCGAGCGCGAAACCGCCGGGCGCCATGGCAGGGCTTGGCTTCGCTGAATGGACCTATGCTACTCCGTTGTGATACTGGCAATGACGCGACCGGTCTGGAGGGCTTGTTTG of Fusarium musae strain F31 chromosome 5, whole genome shotgun sequence contains these proteins:
- a CDS encoding hypothetical protein (EggNog:ENOG41) — protein: MDGASDGGRGTPAGRLETTLAVDQDMISLFGFYRDRVHSFQFIVDDLAEIEKLICSLLNHEVQVHRMDNHSLCLLHAIMAAGAQFSDLPITTRLSKSSQNLQSALKYLGSFDLLWNPSKRLIQALLILGHVLQNNMDPRAAWILGGTTVRVALSVGLHQPIKRCALRLSPAEAQQLRLAIVWQDALLSLAFDRPPASHEMDLDSDLSALVSLDPTSQRLDYRQAMNWLCHLSFRHLPRLPQTEPVRNYSRLFHDFDLYESSLAPHLQDLQRSNSIQELQEHYSLIVHRYFLLSTLCRPVLSSQDKGRFSEEECSMILSRFQGALKRSVRAFIKLRSISNLATRSWAFVHNGLASALLLSFTRQGSNAQDQDSQEILAELVKTLTERSDDVGQFSAAHKKALRAIQALQRSSVEETRFQTILPEHFGNTQEPSMVNLDDWLRDFDFDAFSPLESYNFIMSDQVPHDFSF
- the FDC1 gene encoding Ferulic acid decarboxylase 1 (EggNog:ENOG41), translating into MASKSLPHMDFRSYVEALEADGDLVSITEECDPHLEVGAIIRKVVETNDKAPLFNKLKGQDENGLWRILGAPNSLRSDPEQRYGRLARHLGLPKDSSMKAILDKMIAAKTTPPIPPTVVETGPCKEHILTPDQFDLTKLPAPLLHQSDGGKYVQTYGMFIVQSPDGKWANWSIARAMVYDRNHLAGLVIKPQHLYQIHEMWKKEGRDMPYALAFGVPPAAVMASSMPLPDGLSEAEYIGSLVGSSLDVVKCETNGLYVPANSEIVFEGTCSITERVPEGPFGEMHGADSHPSYVFPGDAHQWPKYTVDLITHRKDAILPVSNCGRLTDETHTMIGPLAAAEIGFLLKSKGFPIKEAFSPFESQVTWVALQVDTQKLREMKATSEKFCREIGDIIFNHKVGYTIHRLVIVGDDINVYDFKDVIWAFCTRCRPGMDEYFFEDVAGFPLIPYMSHGNGAPNRGGKVVSDCLLPVEYTTGKNWEAADFENSFPEEIKDRVCSRWQALGFNSPK
- a CDS encoding hypothetical protein (EggNog:ENOG41) is translated as MSSSTSPCLDVDETTPAVVEWEHDGATHCFSKPDPKIDSIMLRVHLSGLCATVELRFPMNLKGVEGISSVAISIDPSSITSFDFAFASTAPEAVQEKFKCPVACLKLQTNNNIRLLVPSAAKEPLAPSRTQSGKVLDAVRTLSAATSFSIYVDATKFSKAELQSISDAVKQSRLTPLNDQHPPANTDIKVIDLSPQDDAPPAYDETGSPPPAPPINERKRRRISSPDEARDELAQIWAELKARSEKDRLVQQELSALRQENSSLRTDLNQLRQQVTIFREDFSSLQRDVEQLQDQDKHSADVLEGYDTRLVELRDDLEDLDAKVDSIQEHRDENGVAQSFLDRVRSDVYDDIVSRLTS